The DNA region TCCTTAGACGTTTCGGTAGCGACTACACACCTCAGTACATCTCAACTGAGGAGTTTCAGAGAATCCTCTCAGTTAAGCACGAGGCCGGATTTTACGGCTCTTCCGGTAAACCTTACGTTGCCGACTTTACAGAGGTAGTTGAAGGAAAGGTTCTAAAAGTGGAGAAAGTTCCCGGTTTTGGAAGGCGTAAGGTAATGTGGTGGACCGTGGATGTAAAGACGGGAAACGGAACCGTTAAAGTATGGCTCGTTCCTGTCTGGAGGTATCCATCAATCAACTTAAGGCCCGGCGATGAGGTGAAGGTTACCGGCTTTGTTCCACCTTACTGGCAGATAAGTGGGATAGAGGGAATGATGGCCTGTCTTGTAGAAAATAAAAGTGCTGGAGCTCTCATAGACTTTACCTTTAAACCTCCTTGTAGAGGAATTAACGTTAAAGGAACAGCTGTTGCCCAGAAGAACAAGACTTTGGCCTCCTCTGGAAACAGAAGGAGCTGGACTCTAACCGGAAAAGTCGTATCCATCTCTCAACAGCCGGGTGTCGGAAGGAAGAACGTAACTTGGTGGGTTGCAGATCTTGAGACCCCTCAGGGGAACGTAAAGGTTTACCTTGCCCCTACCTTTAGGTTTCCAAGTATTGACGTTTCTCCGGGAGATTCCCTTCAGCTAATGGTCTTTACGCCTCCTCGCTGGAGGGTTCTAAATGTGCAGAATACCTATATGGCCTGTTACTTTAAGAATCTGAGCAAGGGTTCTGAGTACAGAATAAGGAGACGTTGTCCGTAGTGGGAGGTGGGAGATGAGAAGATTTGTGAGCCTTTTCCTGTTCTTTACTCTAATAGCTATGGTTGTTAGTGGTGTCGTTCTCTACATCATGCCCCACGGAAGGGTAGCTTACTGGACGGGCTGGAGGTTCTTAGGACTTGATAAGGACCAGTGGGACAACCTCCATACCGTCTTCGGTTTCCTCATGGTTTTCTTTGGTATCTGGCACGTCGTTCTAAACTGGAGCAGTATCGTGAGCTACATTAAGGGGAAGGCAGGAGCTCTCCTCTCCAAAGAGTTTCTTCTTTCCTCTGTAGTTGCTCTTGTTGTAGCTGTGGGCACTATCTTGAACCTTCCTCCCTTCAGCTTTGTTTCTGAGTTTGGAGAACAGATTAAGAACATGTGGGAAAAGCCGAAGGTAATGCCTCCTGCTCCCCACACGGAGGTCTTCCCCCTTAAGAAGGTAGCAGGGCTTGTTGGAATTTCTCCTGAAAAAGCCCTCAAAGTTCTAAAAGATAGGGGCATAAAGGTTAGTTCCTTAGACGAGAGGCTAAAGGACATTGCCCTTAAGAACGACACCACACCTGCCCATATTTACGAGATTCTCCTCTCTGCCTCACCAAAGAAGGAGAAGACCTCCTTTAAATTCCAGCCCGGTTCCGGTATGGGTAGGATGACTCTAAGGGAAGTGTGTCAGGAGCTTGGAATTCCTGTTAAGGAGTGTGTTAAGAAGCTTAAAAGTCACGGAATAGAGGCGACTCCTGATAAAACACTGAGGGAGATAGCCTTTAGCCAAGGAAGGTATCCTTACGAGATTGTTGAAATTTTACAGGGAGGAAAGGATGAGTAGGCTTAACAGGCTCGCCATTAACGATGAGGGTTTCATCTTTGACCCTGAAACGGGGAACAGCTTTACGGTAAACGGGACTGGGCTCTTCATAATAAAGCTCCTCAAGGAGGGAAAGGGAGAGGAAGAAATACTCTCTGCCCTCATGGAGGAGTACGACGTTTCGGAAGATGAGGCAAGGAGGGACTTACTTGACTTCATTGAACAGCTGAGGGTTTTGGGGATACTGGAGGGTAAGGATGTATAAGGTTGCTGTCTCTGGAATTAACGCCGTTGATAACCCGGGGCCCGGTATTGGAATAGCCAAGGGGTTAAAGGAGAGTGGACTTGACGTTACCGTCTACGGCCTTGCCTACGATGCCATGGAGCCCGGTATATATATGAAGTGGTTAATCTCTAAGAGTTTCCTGATGCCCTACCCTTCTGTCGGTGAAGAGCCTTTCTTAGAGAGGCTTTTCTACATAAAGGTAACCTACGGCCTTGACGCTGTTATCCCTGCCCTTGACGCAGAGCTCCCCCTCTTCATAAAGGCACAGGAAACCTTAAAGAACTCCGGAATAAGCACTTTCCTCCCGACTGAGGAGCAGTTTAAGCTAAGGGGTAAAGACAAGCTTCCTGAAATTGCCGAAAGGATAGGCGTGAAAGTCCCGAAAACAAAGGTGGTTACTTCCTACGAAGAGCTAACGGGAGCTCTCTCTGAAATTGGCTATCCCGTAATGGTGAAGGGAATCTTCTACAAGGCTTACAAGGCTTTTAACTTTTCTCAGGCTGTTTCCTACTTTAACTCAATAGTTTCTGAGTGGGGTTACCCC from Phorcysia thermohydrogeniphila includes:
- a CDS encoding DUF2202 domain-containing protein, producing MVKKALVLLSAVVLCFPFELNAKMPVKTYGEYYVQNLPKQKLNKSEISDLLYMREEEKLARDVYLTLSKVYPLPVFRNISRSEEQHMKMVKVLLDKYGIPDPVAETGNRVGVFKNKKLQELYNKLVEQGRSSLIAALKVGATIEDLDIKDLEEAISKTDNEDVEVVYQNLMKGSRNHMRAFVRLLRRFGSDYTPQYISTEEFQRILSVKHEAGFYGSSGKPYVADFTEVVEGKVLKVEKVPGFGRRKVMWWTVDVKTGNGTVKVWLVPVWRYPSINLRPGDEVKVTGFVPPYWQISGIEGMMACLVENKSAGALIDFTFKPPCRGINVKGTAVAQKNKTLASSGNRRSWTLTGKVVSISQQPGVGRKNVTWWVADLETPQGNVKVYLAPTFRFPSIDVSPGDSLQLMVFTPPRWRVLNVQNTYMACYFKNLSKGSEYRIRRRCP
- a CDS encoding DUF4405 domain-containing protein, translating into MRRFVSLFLFFTLIAMVVSGVVLYIMPHGRVAYWTGWRFLGLDKDQWDNLHTVFGFLMVFFGIWHVVLNWSSIVSYIKGKAGALLSKEFLLSSVVALVVAVGTILNLPPFSFVSEFGEQIKNMWEKPKVMPPAPHTEVFPLKKVAGLVGISPEKALKVLKDRGIKVSSLDERLKDIALKNDTTPAHIYEILLSASPKKEKTSFKFQPGSGMGRMTLREVCQELGIPVKECVKKLKSHGIEATPDKTLREIAFSQGRYPYEIVEILQGGKDE
- a CDS encoding HPr-rel-A system PqqD family peptide chaperone — its product is MSRLNRLAINDEGFIFDPETGNSFTVNGTGLFIIKLLKEGKGEEEILSALMEEYDVSEDEARRDLLDFIEQLRVLGILEGKDV
- a CDS encoding ATP-grasp domain-containing protein gives rise to the protein MYKVAVSGINAVDNPGPGIGIAKGLKESGLDVTVYGLAYDAMEPGIYMKWLISKSFLMPYPSVGEEPFLERLFYIKVTYGLDAVIPALDAELPLFIKAQETLKNSGISTFLPTEEQFKLRGKDKLPEIAERIGVKVPKTKVVTSYEELTGALSEIGYPVMVKGIFYKAYKAFNFSQAVSYFNSIVSEWGYPVIVQQVVSGEEMNVVGVGDGEGGHFGLVGIKKLWITSLGKIWTGVTVKNEKLLSATERFISEFKWRGAFEFECIVNDETIYLIEINPRFPAWVYFATGVGVNLPGRLLKAALGIEPERDWDYEAGKLYVRFTDDFVTDMVEFQKIVTRGESQ